The proteins below are encoded in one region of Paenibacillus albus:
- a CDS encoding VOC family protein produces MKVLPFIVVENCKEEIKYYQDVLGGEITILRKQGDEVLNADLCVGGETLKFADVQAAKPALKGDYVRIFLRIDTEKEFRKIYRDFAANGTINTEVYEAPFNGLLAIVTDRNSVCWVLSYYRNEAKLPD; encoded by the coding sequence ATGAAGGTACTTCCATTTATCGTAGTCGAGAACTGCAAAGAGGAAATCAAGTATTATCAAGATGTGCTTGGCGGGGAAATAACGATTCTCCGTAAACAAGGGGATGAGGTGCTTAACGCGGACCTTTGCGTGGGAGGGGAAACCCTTAAGTTTGCCGATGTTCAAGCGGCGAAGCCGGCACTGAAAGGCGACTATGTGAGAATCTTTCTGAGAATCGATACGGAGAAAGAGTTCCGAAAGATCTATCGTGATTTTGCGGCGAACGGAACCATTAATACGGAAGTATACGAGGCTCCATTTAACGGACTACTTGCGATTGTTACCGACCGGAACAGCGTGTGTTGGGTGCTCTCGTATTATCGCAACGAAGCAAAGCTGCCCGATTAA
- a CDS encoding MarR family winged helix-turn-helix transcriptional regulator, translated as MSNELWSPNHNHVTESHGQYISAIYRHMQILIASELAPYRIGSGQYIYLMAIASQEAITQKALSEKLLIDKTTTAKAITKLEAEGYVRREIDPADNRYQLLYLTQSGREVVPKVQEALRRVKNKTRKGINDEEYELLLDLLRTVLRNLSDQGEARE; from the coding sequence TTGAGCAACGAACTTTGGAGCCCAAATCACAATCATGTAACGGAATCACACGGACAATACATCTCCGCTATCTATCGGCATATGCAGATATTGATCGCATCGGAGCTGGCGCCTTATCGAATCGGAAGCGGACAGTATATTTATCTAATGGCAATCGCGTCTCAAGAAGCGATCACGCAGAAGGCGTTAAGCGAGAAGCTGCTTATCGACAAGACAACAACCGCCAAGGCGATTACCAAGCTAGAGGCAGAAGGATACGTGCGGAGGGAGATCGATCCCGCCGATAACCGGTACCAATTACTCTATTTGACGCAATCCGGACGCGAGGTGGTACCTAAGGTGCAGGAAGCGCTAAGACGAGTTAAGAACAAGACCCGCAAGGGCATAAATGATGAAGAGTATGAATTGCTGCTGGATCTGTTGAGGACCGTACTTCGCAATTTGAGCGATCAGGGAGAGGCGCGGGAGTGA